One genomic window of Camelina sativa cultivar DH55 chromosome 5, Cs, whole genome shotgun sequence includes the following:
- the LOC104787739 gene encoding F-box protein At1g67340, with the protein MLPVTKTMKRVFSGDFTPARKRRRCVVGLSSSVSPAPETVVGGGVDLLDSIPDDLVVTILCKLGSSSRCPADFINVLMTCKRLNGLAMNPLVLSKLSPKAIAVKAHNWSENSHRFLKRCVDAGSLEASYTLGMIRFYCLQNRGNGASLMAKAAISSHAPALYSLAVIQFNGSGGSKNDKDLRAGVALCARAAFLGHVDALRELGHCLQDGYGVPQNVSEGRRFLVQANARELAAVLSSGVQDRPTWLTLAQPPPVPNHGQGCPLLSDFGCNVPAPETHPANKFLAEWFAVRGGDYPGDGLRLCSHAGCGRPETRKHEFRRCSVCGVVNYCSRACQALDWKLRHKMDCVPVERWPDEVEGGEGNVQIDGNGNGDNVLLPMS; encoded by the exons ATGTTACCCGTTACAAAAACAATGAAGAGAGTTTTCTCCGGGGACTTTACTCCGGCAAGAAAACGCCGACgatgtgttgttggtctttcttcctctgtttctccggCGCCGGAAActgttgttggtggtggtgtAGATTTGTTAGATTCAATCCCTGACGATCTTGTTGTTACTATCCTTTGTAAACTTGGCTCTTCTTCACGATGTCCTGCTGATTTCATCAACGTTTTGATGAC ATGTAAAAGATTAAACGGATTAGCTATGAACCCTCTCGTGTTGTCGAAGTTGTCTCCTAAAGCTATTGCTGTTAAAGCTCATAATTGGTCGGAAAATTCTCACCGGTTTTTAAAACGGTGTGTCGACGCCGGAAGTCTCGAAGCTTCTTACACTCTAGGAATG ATTCGCTTTTATTGTttacaaaacagaggaaacggCGCGTCGTTGATGGCTAAAGCCGCGATTAGTTCTCACGCGCCGGCTTTGTATTCGTTAGCCGTGATTCAGTTCAACGGAAGCGGTGGTTCCAAGAACGATAAAGATCTTAGAGCCGGTGTGGCTTTGTGTGCGCGTGCGGCTTTTCTTGGACACGTCGACGCGTTACGTGAGCTTGGTCACTGTCTTCAAGATGGTTATGGTGTTCCTCAAAACGTGTCCGAAGGTCGTAGGTTTCTCGTTCAAGCCAACGCACGTGAGCTCGCCGCCGTTTTATCTTCCGGGGTACAAGATAGGCCAACGTGGCTCACTTTAGCACAGCCACCTCCGGTTCCTAACCATGGACAAGGTTGTCCTTTGCTTAGCGATTTCGGGTGTAATGTACCGGCACCAGAGACGCATCCGGCGAATAAGTTTTTGGCTGAGTGGTTCGCCGTACGCGGCGGTGATTATCCCGGAGATGGGTTGAGGTTGTGTTCACACGCTGGATGTGGACGGCCGGAGACGAGGAAGCATGAGTTTAGGAGGTGTTCGGTTTGTGGTGTTGTGAATTACTGCTCACGCGCTTGTCAAGCTTTGGATTGGAAACTCCGGCATAAGATGGACTGTGTTCCGGTTGAACGGTGGCCTGATGAAGTTGAAGGTGGTGAAGGTAACGTTCAGATTGACGGTAATGGTAACGGTGATAATGTTTTGCTTCCAATGAGTTAA
- the LOC104787741 gene encoding uncharacterized protein LOC104787741 produces MGFIMEFAENLVLRLMENPEDRDRKAREHIYEMHERCKKIKEMWALPIRPYGFWTFERHNAQLRWDPQISQVAGRRDPYDDLLQDNYTPPPSSSH; encoded by the coding sequence atgggtttcATAATGGAATTCGCGGAGAATTTGGTGCTAAGGTTAATGGAGAATCCAGAGGATAGAGACAGGAAAGCAAGGGAACACATATATGAGATGCATGAGAGGTGCAAGAAGATTAAGGAGATGTGGGCTTTACCTATTCGTCCTTATGGATTCTGGACATTTGAGCGTCACAATGCTCAGCTTCGTTGGGATCCTCAGATCAGTCAGGTTGCTGGTCGTAGGGATCCTTATGATGATCTCCTTCAGGACAACTACactcctcctccttcatctTCACACTAA
- the LOC104787742 gene encoding REF/SRPP-like protein At1g67360: protein METEKKNSKNLSLKHLGFVRVAAIQILASVSNLYDYAKQNSGSLKPAVEKVEGAVTTVVTPVYHKLKDVPDSLLVFLDHKVGEASYKFDKHAPPMAKQVVTQAHVLIYKATEKAQSFVKEARTGGLKAAFNFAATEYKCFVVTSSVKVWAKLNQYKPIHAVGEKALPVAAHVSTRYNELVTDMTQMGYSLVGYLPLVPVDDIVKAYEKEGAEQKKKKGEDTATTDGKKGETTATTDGNESSSDSD from the exons AtggagacagagaagaagaatagcAAGAATCTAAGCCTAAAGCATCTTGGGTTCGTTAGGGTTGCAGCGATCCAGATTCTGGCTTCCGTTTCAAATCTCTACGACTACGCTAAACAAAACTCCGGTTCTCTCAAACCCGCTGTGGAAAAGGTTGAAGGAGCTGTCACCACCGTCGTCACCCCTGTTTACCACAAACTCAAAGATGTTCCAGATTCTCTCCTCGTCTTTCTAGATCACAAG GTGGGTGAAGCATCATACAAGTTTGATAAGCATGCTCCTCCGATGGCTAAGCAAGTGGTGACTCAAGCACATGTATTGATCTACAAGGCAACAGAGAAAGCTCAGAGCTTTGTGAAAGAGGCTCGTACTGGTGGTCTCAAAGCTGCGTTTAACTTTGCTGCGACTGAGTACAAGTGTTTCGTTGTGACCAGCTCTGTTAAAGTCTGGGCTAAACTTAACCAGTACAAACCAATTCATGCAGTGGGTGAGAAAGCTTTACCTGTGGCTGCACACGTTTCTACTCGGTACAATGAGTTGGTGACGGATATGACTCAGATGGGTTACTCTTTGGTTGGTTATCTTCCATTGGTCCCTGTTGATGATATTGTCAAGGCTTATGAGAAAGAAGGTgcagagcagaagaagaagaaaggagaagataCAGCTACTACTGATGGAAAGAAAGGAGAGACTACTGCCACTACTGATGGAAATGAATCTTCCTCTGATTCAGATTAG